Part of the Leptospira langatensis genome is shown below.
GAAACGGAGCAAATTGCTGCTTCGCTCCTTCTCCGGACAGAAGAAGATAGAAGACGTAAATATTGCAGAATTAATGAAGGTGCCCGGGATCGGAGAGTCTCTCGCAGAGAAGATCTATAAGCATTTTCATTCCGGAACAACAATTCCGGAAACATCCAACCAAATAGAATAATTTTTTCCTCCAAGATCTTTCTCTTCTACCTGCAAGAGAAGGAGGAAAAAATGAAACAATCCAAACTCATTCCATTACTTTGCTTTCTTGCAATAAGCGTCGTCTGCAAGGCGGAATCACCGAAAGAACCCGTTTGGTTCGACGAGGAAGCTTCGGCTTTTTTCAAATATGATCCTTTATATTCCAGACAAGCGTCTCGCTCGATAACTGAATGGGAAGAAGGCAATCTTTGTCTGATCACAGGAGAGGATCCGAACATACTCGTTCGGATCTGTGTCCTCGAAAAAGATCGGAGCTCCCAGGAAAATTTAGCTCGAGCCTTCTCTTCTTGGAAGAAGGAAGAGTTAATCCCAGAATCTAGTCTAGTCTTAAGGGACGGATCTTTGGCTAGGATCGGGACCTATCACAAGAACGATCTAGTCAAACAAGCAAAGACTGCTGAATTCCTTTTGGTCGGACAAAAAGAATTCGATCTAAGTCCACTCGAAGGTTCCTGGACCCGGAAAAATTTCAATACCAGAAATCACGAAAAGAAATTTAGTATATTCCTTTTTTCGAATGGTCGAAGTATGCTCGTCCTTCCTGCACAGGGAGAGAAAGAGATCTACTTTGCCCTGAATTTTTCTTGGACATTAGGAAAAGAAGAGATCCGAACCCAGATCCTGAGCAAGAATAGATCCGCTTTAGACGCCTGCCAGATCACTCTCCCGATAGTAACGGAAATTTTTGGAGAAACGGATTCTCCTAGCGGAAGATGGATAGAGATCTACAATCCAAACTCATTTCCCATCTGCGAAGATGGTTTAAGTATTGAATTGTTCGGAACGAGGATCCTTCTTCCGATGACGACTGGGTTCATTGCACCTTTCGAGACAAGAGTGTATGCGGAATCTTCTTCTAAATTAGAGAAGTTGGTCCTAAGCGGGATTCGTTGGGGAGATCTTAAGAAAGTAGGAAATATTACCTTATTCCAAAGCCAAGGATCCCAAAGTCTATCTCTACCTGGAGGAGGATATCTTTTCGGAGAAGAGTATATCTCTTGGACCTCACTTGGATTTTCGCAGTGCAAGGAGAATCAAGCTCTATGCATGGACCCGGGAAGACAGGAGAAGATTCTCAAGTCCGATCGAAAATATCCGATCTGCGATGTGGACTCCATCCAGTTGGAAGAAGCCAATCCGATCGGCTTGAAACAAGGCTCCATACTTAGATCGGATTGGAAATATCTGGATCTTCTTCATATCGGATTAGAAGAATGCGATCCTTCCTTCTTACAGATCCAATGGGGGAATGTACAGCAGCCCATATCCTACCAAGAAGTCTGGAAGCCTGGTCAGATCTTAACACTAGGAGGTTTAGTATTTTTACTTTCTTCTCCGAATTTTTCGTACAGGAACCTAAGATCTGCCAAAGCCGGGGATCCGATCTCTCTCTTGGATCGCTCTTCCGGAAAGAAGAAGGTCTTATGGGACGGGATCTGGAGAACGACGGTAGGGATTCCCGATCGGATCGTATTAGAAAAAACGGATGGATCCGTAGCTTCGATCTGTTTTATGGACGAAAGTCCACGGATCCATGCAAGGATAGATTTAACAGAGAGCTACGGCATTTCCTCTCAGCTAGATCGCATCTATTCCAATTCGAGCCGGAAAGAGTTAATAGAGAACCCTCGGACTTCTCCTGGGATCAAGACTTGTACCAATTCCATTGCTCCCGGCCATGTGAAATTTTCGGAAGTTTCTTGGATGGGTTCTTACCAAGGATCGAATCCGATCGCAAAGGATCGTTTCCTGGAATTCGTGAA
Proteins encoded:
- a CDS encoding LIC11755 family lipoprotein encodes the protein MKQSKLIPLLCFLAISVVCKAESPKEPVWFDEEASAFFKYDPLYSRQASRSITEWEEGNLCLITGEDPNILVRICVLEKDRSSQENLARAFSSWKKEELIPESSLVLRDGSLARIGTYHKNDLVKQAKTAEFLLVGQKEFDLSPLEGSWTRKNFNTRNHEKKFSIFLFSNGRSMLVLPAQGEKEIYFALNFSWTLGKEEIRTQILSKNRSALDACQITLPIVTEIFGETDSPSGRWIEIYNPNSFPICEDGLSIELFGTRILLPMTTGFIAPFETRVYAESSSKLEKLVLSGIRWGDLKKVGNITLFQSQGSQSLSLPGGGYLFGEEYISWTSLGFSQCKENQALCMDPGRQEKILKSDRKYPICDVDSIQLEEANPIGLKQGSILRSDWKYLDLLHIGLEECDPSFLQIQWGNVQQPISYQEVWKPGQILTLGGLVFLLSSPNFSYRNLRSAKAGDPISLLDRSSGKKKVLWDGIWRTTVGIPDRIVLEKTDGSVASICFMDESPRIHARIDLTESYGISSQLDRIYSNSSRKELIENPRTSPGIKTCTNSIAPGHVKFSEVSWMGSYQGSNPIAKDRFLEFVNLQGNSNSALLRILSGAGTITSILFPLEADSLTLLSGGISTCFPETAFWKDLNFSLPSTGKNTLRLIDPNTGEIWDEFLYDPSGPGINDTKNKIRKSAYSKDIVGTRVWQTSQYAGNPFRDISCPLTDAHPGELE